In Chryseobacterium gotjawalense, the following are encoded in one genomic region:
- a CDS encoding RluA family pseudouridine synthase, whose translation MQEQIVFEDNHLLVINKKAGQLVQGDKTGDLSLLELIKDFIKKRDHKPGNVFLGLVHRIDRPTSGLVIYAKTSKALSRLTQMVKNREIKKTYWAVVSKAEIPQQQRLVHYLQKNEKNNKTTVFPKATEGAKQAILNYEIIKTLDNFLLLEVDLETGRHHQIRAQLSKIGVPIKGDLKYGSARSNPDGGIHLHARKLEFIHPVTLEKLSITAPVPQNDPVWKACED comes from the coding sequence ATGCAAGAACAAATCGTTTTCGAAGACAATCATCTTTTAGTCATCAATAAAAAAGCAGGGCAACTCGTTCAGGGCGACAAAACCGGCGATTTATCTTTGCTTGAATTAATTAAAGATTTCATTAAAAAAAGAGATCATAAACCTGGAAATGTTTTCCTGGGACTGGTTCACCGGATCGACCGCCCAACTTCCGGACTGGTCATTTATGCCAAAACTTCCAAAGCGCTTTCCCGTTTAACGCAAATGGTGAAAAACCGCGAAATCAAAAAAACATATTGGGCAGTTGTTTCCAAAGCTGAGATTCCACAACAGCAAAGGCTGGTTCATTATCTTCAGAAAAACGAGAAGAACAATAAAACTACCGTTTTTCCAAAAGCGACCGAAGGGGCAAAACAAGCAATTCTGAATTACGAAATCATTAAAACGCTGGATAATTTTCTGTTGCTGGAAGTTGATTTGGAAACCGGTCGTCACCATCAGATCCGGGCACAATTATCGAAAATTGGAGTTCCAATTAAAGGCGATTTAAAATACGGTTCGGCACGTTCAAATCCCGATGGCGGCATTCATCTGCATGCGAGAAAGCTGGAATTCATTCATCCTGTCACTTTAGAAAAACTATCCATCACCGCGCCCGTTCCTCAGAATGATCCGGTTTGGAAAGCTTGTGAAGATTAA